Genomic DNA from Misgurnus anguillicaudatus chromosome 18, ASM2758022v2, whole genome shotgun sequence:
TATGAAGCCCAAAAGATCATGCAAGAGAAAAATGCAATGTAGCAGCATATATGTTTGGGTAATTGCTACCAATAGGATTCAGAGAGGAAGAAAAAACATATGaatgaaaataattatttacataCTGAAAGATTGAAAGATCAGTGCAATGCTGATTTAGAAAATAACTGTGAGAATGAGCAATCAAAAGCATTAGTTGAATGAAGCATTAATTAAATGATCAAAAGCATGCTAAATGATCAGGGCTGCGTTCTCCGAAACTACCTTAacgctacgtcgttcttaagttgtaccttaagctatACCTTATCGCTAATATGTGTtttccgaaacgttcttagttccGTAACACTTCTgtaatgccgagttcagactgtatGATTTTCAAACTAGTCGGGTCACCTGTGGTTTCACACTGCGTGATTATCTGGGGAAGGGTTCAGTCGCTGctgtttcagactgcatgatggattggcgacaggggttttcatactgcatgactttaccGTAAGAAGAATCGCCGATAACTTTTTCCCGGTCCGCAAACTACGTCTCACAACCAAACGCACGCGAGAAGTGACGCGAAGGAAACAACGCCGAGGTCACGCGTGCAAGACTGGATTTCTCACGTGAGactgggattattattaaaaatggtcaCCCGCAAGAAGTTTaccatacaaattgcatgtgcgctcattttcagcagaaagaagaagaaataaaaattatgaaggAGGAAATGTTTTGAGAGACCCCTCCCCGAACTTCCAGCTGTCCCgtatgttgctctctcattggaTGTAGGTTATCGCCGATGTTATtgtcagtcaaaacacatttcacacggcatgattttgaatcgccgaccggtccagatatttagcatgccaaatatcTCAAGGGTGTCGGCGACTCGTCGGCGATCCTCTCAGAACGCGTCTTTtataattcacactgtgtgattgtcactcgcgtgcacgagcatcgatttgcctgtgatttcgggcatttgtcggcgatttctcaaaacctgtcggcgagtcaaaatcagggctaaaatcgtgcagtctgaactcggcataagtcgttcgttcggaaggttggtctggttggtctcttaattttaccttatcccacatgactccactaggggccatcactttcataaaagcttacattgcagtctatataactaaatatttgtaaaaaaaaaaatgcagtacATTCCTTGTTTAattaggcaaatatttttatatttaaagaataaaacattcacataattagacatcattacattgatggttgttagatttttaattatgttttccaaagggacatcaactgcgaactattaaatgctacaggattaagaaactatttaaaaaatatattttgggtgatggagttggtgaaactggcAGCTATACAGCGATTCCaactatttcatttgtgcatttcatatcggTTAAATCTTAGTCTACTGGCTAGTATTTTAGCTGCATAAATAAATCgggtaaaattacaaaaaataattatgattattaatgttaattcgactttgcatcaaagttttttaatgttttataactttgaggcaactgcatgccatattctttataaacattcaaaataaactgcgcacttgattactgcttgtatagtctaaggtcaacaaaatttccacattaaaactaatcaaagctaaaatctaaagcaatcatactatatatttatataggctattttttttatgaagaaaaatttattttaaatgttaaatgtgaTGAGTGTGATAAGAGGAATCAAATGCACACAGTTTCCTAGATGTGGTTCTATAAGATTCCCAAAAGATAGAAAGAGTTGAAGAAGAAGAAAACTGAGGGATACAACAGAGGCTATGCTATGAAGAGTTTTCCCCCAAAATGAATTACCAATTTCTACCTCATAGGCTATAAACTCATGTCTGGCAAGGAATGCAcactataatatattataatggTGAATGAATTGCTGCTATAAGCATTAATATCCCTCTATATATTCAAGAAAATTTATAAGTATATTGCATATTGTTTGGTCAGGGTAATTACATTTGATTTATAGGATTTGATTAATAGGATTTTGTGTCTCTTTCCTTTTCTCGTCCTCGGAGACCAAGGATACTGAAACTAACAGACCCAGTTTCAGCTGCCGTGATGTTCAACACACCACTGATTTACTGCTCAGCTGATGTCTGACCAGCAACAACCAACtgctttctttcattttatatttttaacatttattattattttagtacagtatttaatatatattatattttctaTACGTCACTGTAAACATAACTACAAAAAATTAGCACAATAAAATCTTTCTTACCTTCACCCCTGAACTGACCCTTGTTTGAAATCATACTATTTTTCATTCTGTTTAAAAATATCTTGCAGCGATAGATGACCATATTAACAGAGCAAGCATCTAGAAtatagaaaacaaaacaaaaaagtcaaATTATATGTTTTGTTAGAGATCTCAGAACTTTTATAAATAGTACTGAATGTAAGGCAATTTTGTAATCTTGCTTTCTGAACCTTTCTTACCTCCCATTAGCTTTGGCTGACAATTGACAAAGTCAGTTTGTTGTGGTGCACCATGGCTTTTCTTGTTCTCTGGAGCTCCAGGTATCTTCTGATCTCCAGGGGAAACTGGATTATTTTGGCCAAGGGTTGCCTCCCAGTAGTTCTGACAAGCATGGTACAAAACTTGCACAAACATGCACTTCTCTGCAGCTGAGCTGGCCTCCCATTGATCAGAAGTGTGATCAAACACTAGGTCAAACTCCGGAGAGtcctaaaaattattaaagtaatttaaagtacatttaaaatttaGCTCTTAAATTTAAAAGATTAAATGAATAGTGGTTACCTTGTTTGGGTTAATGCCATTGACCTGACGAAGCTGCTTCACAGACCATTGAGATCTTTTAGAAAGCTGTCTCGAGCCTCGATACCTTTTAACTTTAGTAATAAGGACTTGAGCTGGTCTACTGTtagtaactaaataaaaattgaaACATGAGTCAATTTCTCAATTTCACATCTGATACATAAACCAATACCATATCAGTACCAATAACAATATCATCATCAGCTTCGGTTTCACGTTCACAGATTACCTGACAAGCAAAGGAAAGTTAAATAGTCCTTCTTGCGACCTGCCTTGAGAAAATAAAGTCCTTTTCTCCTTGTCCTCCTCCTCCTCACTTCAATGGTTACAAGCAAATTTTCATCTCTTGGGATAAAGAGCTCACGGTTGATGGCTGACTGAATGTTCATCTTTAAAGTGCCttaaatgtgataaaaatattaCTACGATACAATACTATACTATGAtacttataaataaacatgtttacaaCTCACATGCTCAAGCATTAGTTTAATTGAAACTTTGataaaaacttaaatttttcttatatttaaaaacacaaaattactCAAATCCACAGAAACCTAAATCAGTGAAAGCACACACGCATGGACACACACATTTTACCTCTCTTTAGCTCTCTTCCCTCAGCAAATCTCAAAAGCTGTAAATAGTATTTGTATCTCAGTTGTATCTGCGTCGTCAAGCCATCTTTTCATTTGAGATTGATATGGTCTTGTAGCACATTCTATAGCAGACAAACGGACTGTGTCAATAAAGCTAGTGAGTGAGCTGCCTACCAAGGCAGAATTGTGGGTAAGGCAGGATGAAGGGTTTTATACAGCCTGGAGATATCCAAACCAGGGGGGGGAACTTTACAACGGGGCGGGAGCTTCAAAAGGGGTGTGGTTTCTTAGTGATGACAGCCATGGATGAAGCATGACGTCACCATATTAAAGCTACCTCACCACCATATTTGTATGCACAGACATTCTTTTAAAGTCCCCTGTGAGGATTTTTATTGTTGCTTATTTGCTATGTGGTAATTCATCACTCGACATTGAGTATTGCTGAGTATTTTAACCATAAAATTAGAGAATTACATTCCTGCAGTTTAAATTTCACATTCCCTTTGGTTAGTATAAAAACGACACTTAATTTCTATGCAAACTGACACATTCACCTTGACAATTTCTATAAATCCTGTATCCTGCCTAACAAAAACATTGCAATTAGAGTCAGAAGTAACAATTAATACACATTCTCTGATTCTAAAATTCTGcagcattgtcccagtctgcacgtttaattgcttgcagccacagatgttgtattttttgtttttgagattctgcaggaatcctAAAAAACTTAACGtcagacctggtgcgattttcataCCGAATAACACGCAACTCAacctgctgtaatgacttttctgaccccgacatgcgcagtgggaactacctgtgacgtgaactgtgaaggggtctatacacACCCACACACAGAAACCCAGTATGCTGATCAGAGGTAGTAAGGAATGTGCTACATTTACGTAGCTACGTTTACTTGAGTAAGATGTTGAATATATATACTCTTAAGAGTACATTTACTTTTACTATCTATATCTATTTAGTAAAAGCATAATATCAAAACTACAGAAGGTCACATTTGATTAACCTTTGATTAATTAACACACATGCTTTgccaacaaagaacaacaatCATACATGCTGACTAATGTGTGTTGTCCCCAAACGCAAGACACAGAAGAAATGGATCAAACTGATAATACACATTATCTGCTTTTCATGTGTGAACAATgcatcaggacacagctcaTCACTTAAACACTTCTGAGCCAATGGTCTTAATATGCCCACATTGGATAAAAagaatattgcgccattgactttagaccagttttagttggtcaatggtgtagtcgtttttagttgcctcaaaatagcaacgaaCCAaaaatgcgcctgaacacatcacgttttcagaccagaatgcccatgggtgcaaaattgaatgcaaatgcatttgctatttaaacaatgagCCACTGAACATGAAAATAataattgcgccgggttgaaaccAGGCCCGGTACTAGGCTTGCTGGACTGGGGGGGGGGCAGTTAAGATTTTTGGGTGGGCAGCCATTTCTCGACTAAACTGAATCATACACTAAATTATGGATGTTTCAAtccaatattattttgcatatgtcttttaataaagGGCCATTTATATGTcctttgcacgttcaaattttaaaagaaaatctgATTAGatttataatgatttataatgttataataattacacttactgtagttttacacattaaagctcacgtaacacacgctgtttctgcatttctgatatcaatctggagtacctatagagtagtatgacatcctttatatctctgaagagtctttagtttaatcagatttataaaagaaatattagctttaacgaatctttccgataacgtacgaaaaaatgaagaaggaggagttataacacgggaggagcgagtacgagtcatgcaacactatacaacacttataacgtatgattcactacatgttcgtgtcatttatataatatacacgcgcctatttccaacataagacagaagtcttacttaccacgtgtaactcgtcatgacccggttctgaaaatccactgcatcaaacacacacgcaaaactccgctgctaatccggataataatctatatccattgtttccataaggctggatgtcttctccttacatccaaaaacacacttcttgttgtgccattgttgacttttgaaattaaacaaagctgagtggcgtgataagctgttagcaagctctagcgtctcccgctgactgacggctgggcggggttttccgggggaagttttccggcggaagcccatataaagaagtgatacgtatcgaaaacccctgaaacgtcagttagaaccgtaatcgaaaaaaattagccgaaacttgtacgaaccctggcgaagtgcattcggcacagaaatactctgaaacacgcccaactgcatttttgacactttgcctacgtttagcatgaggaaacaactctataactgtgttaataagtcagaatgcttgaaataccattaaaccccccctttaagtcACAGTTAATGAAATCAGGCAAGCAGGTGATATGAATGCAAAGCTGTACATatagctatattttattaatgtgtacaCTGCATTTAATCTATTATTTCACTTATAGATAAATTAAAGCCCTTCTTATACCTACCCTACCCAACATATGCCtttattctaaataaacactttatttccacttctcaaacattttcttcatttaaaataatgcaattttCAATGTGATATGTGATAAGCTATATTTCAATTAATTCCTGACCCTATCATGCTGCTGCAGCAAcctcaaatatcacaacaaagcaAAATGCTTTAAATAATCTATTTTGAAACATCATGAAAGCAATTTGACATGCATGACAAATTCGTAAAAGGTTACCTTGTTTGCCTATAACAGCACTAGACAAAAGCACAAGCCCTAAAATACTGTAAGTGTGATTTGCGACGAGACCAAAGTTAAATCACACTGCTTTGTTCATAACACAGCAAATtagatattataatacaatgcaacattataaaatacaacattttaccTTACGATGACTTTGCAGAGTGACAGCTCCTCCTGAACTTAAAAGTCTGTAGTGAAGTTTTTCTCAAATGCGAGCTGAATGAGCTGATGAATGacaaaaatttgattttaaaactgcacGCGATGCTCAGCTGtcacaatactgtatatttatggtataaccatcttatatcatttatatctactatatagtatgccacaaccaaactgcatagtctaattttaataaacagaactacgtctaaaacaaacacattaaatggTGCTGGAGACTTGCCACtggctgttgtatttgaatGGATTCATAATGAGGTGAGTCTAAGAAAGGATAAGGGGCTATTTTGGGcatgttttactataaaaaaagtttcattttaatatgtgttgtgttattacgtttatgtaatactaaattgcattgtttctgatatttttttaaagatgcttttttttagttactgtCAGTAGTACTTTTTCTGTGAGTTAAATACTGCTGAAAAGACCACCATGgcttgtacactgtaaaaaataatatgccccatctactcaataaaattgtggcaacagattacaagcaatatcattaattacatttaacaaatcaaatttgatttagatttactctattcaaaaagccaaactgcaatttgcaattaaattttttattaaaatttaaacaaaaatattgggTATACTAGACAAAGATctagcactatacaataaaaaatattatgccatatctactcaataaaagtgtggcaacagattacaagcaatatcattaattaaattcaacaaataatgttatatttttacagaaaaaaaacgtAGAATTTAACAGTATTATGACATTTTGATTAGAACTGTGAAATTCCATAAAAATGCTAACTTTGACATTTAATGTACATTTTCCctgttttttaactatttaaatttGTTCCTGCAAAAAATGTCACTTTCCTTTAAATAACAGTAATTGTTGGCTATTGTTATCCTGCAATgtccttaaaaaaacattccTGTGTATT
This window encodes:
- the stxbp6l gene encoding syntaxin binding protein 6 (amisyn), like; protein product: MNIQSAINRELFIPRDENLLVTIEVRRRRTRRKGLYFLKAGRKKDYLTFLCLSVTNSRPAQVLITKVKRYRGSRQLSKRSQWSVKQLRQVNGINPNKDSPEFDLVFDHTSDQWEASSAAEKCMFVQVLYHACQNYWEATLGQNNPVSPGDQKIPGAPENKKSHGAPQQTDFVNCQPKLMGDACSVNMVIYRCKIFLNRMKNSMISNKGQFRGEGPAVKTSKSSPSPPVVSKMGNVMRRASQVLSERGERLMKVDDKNNQLFRGAKSEAAQKLALKQI